A window of the Apostichopus japonicus isolate 1M-3 chromosome 8, ASM3797524v1, whole genome shotgun sequence genome harbors these coding sequences:
- the LOC139970690 gene encoding cytochrome P450 3A6-like, translating to MAIWEFFFSPLTLGLGGICFALFLVSDSWKKTYFRRHGIPGPRPLPILGNMLDCSEGMAENLCNMRDEYGKVFGLNFIGSNTLVIGDLDMLQEVFISRFSAFPNHRQLPVKETPMDSAINNLRDSQWKDVRNVLTPAFSGKKMKQMNSIINECCDQLLEHVEEQRLKGTVIQFKSLYGSYSMDVIASTFFGLKVDSQKNPDDPFVKHARKCFETSLFSFRLLAIFLLPFLGPLFDALDIGLFVKEVKVFFHSVIHKMVAARKAGTEKRLDMLQLMVNAHNLDATADKKDDEDEVDKLVDVKLKNETSGKQKRELTTDSITANSMMFFLAGYETTNAAMCFSSYLLATHPDKQETLIDEIDSHCPTPESVQYDVLRKMEYLDCFVRESLRIFPPVATADRYCDSDATVNGYEIEKGSILMVPIYAVHHDPDVWEDPKEFKPERFNKENRGSIHPAAWLPFGIGPRNCLGMRLALMELKFGLIRMLQKYRFETCDETEIPPVLGKSTGFLCPPNGIKLKVKLRESKVLD from the exons ATGGCTATTTGGGAGTTCTTCTTCAGCCCGCTAACCTTAGGCTTAGGTGGCATTTGTTTTGCACTGTTTCTGGT TTCAGATTCTTGGAAGAAAACCTACTTCAGAAGACATGGTATTCCTGGACCAAGACCTCTACCTATTCTTGGGAACATGTTGGATTGTTCAGAG GGTATGGCAGAAAACTTGTGCAATATGCGGGATGAGTATGGAAAGGTCTTTGG GCTGAACTTCATCGGTAGCAATACATTAGTGATTGGGGACCTTGATATGCTACAGGAGGTTTTCATCAGTCGATTTTCAGCATTTCCTAATCATCGT CAATTGCCTGTTAAAGAAACACCGATGGACAGTGCTATCAACAATCTACGAGACAGTCAATGGAAGGATGTCCGTAATGTCTTAACTCCAGCATTTAGTGGCAAGAAGATGAAACAG ATGAATTCAATAATAAATGAATGTTGTGATCAACTTCTGGAACATGTCGAAGAGCAGCGACTTAAAGGAACAGTCATACAATTTAAGAG TTTGTACGGCTCTTACAGTATGGATGTGATAGCTTCAACGTTCTTTGGCTTGAAGGTGGACTCTCAGAAAAATCCAGATGACCCTTTTGTGAAGCATGCTAGGAAATGCTTTGAAACTTCTCTATTTAGTTTCAGACTGCTAgcaatat TCCTGTTGCCTTTTCTAGGACCTCTCTTTGATGCCCTGGACATTGGACTATTCGTCAAGGAAGTCAAGGTCTTCTTTCACTCGGTCATCCATAAGATGGTGGCAGCTCGCAAAGCAGGAACAGAAAAG aGGTTAGATATGTTACAATTGATGGTCAACGCTCATAACTTGGATGCAACAGCAGACAAGAAGGATGACGAGGATGAAGTCGACAAACTGGTGGATGTAAAACTTAAGAATGAGACTTCTGGTAAACAGAAGAGAGAGTTAACAACAGATTCCATTACAGCAAAT TCAATGATGTTTTTCCTGGCTGGGTATGAGACCACCAATGCTGCTATGTGTTTTAGTAGTTACTTACTGGCAACTCACCCAGACAAACAGGAGACTCTTATCGACGAGATCGACAGTCACTGTCCGACCCCAGAGAGCGTTCAGTACGACGTCTTACGCAAGATGGAATATCTTGACTGCTTTGTGAGGGAATCGTTGAGAATCTTTCCTCCTGTTGCCAC CGCTGACCGTTACTGTGACAGTGACGCCACGGTCAATGGTTATGAGATAGAGAAGGGTTCTATCTTAATGGTGCCAATCTATGCTGTACATCACGATCCAGATGTATGGGAAGATCCTAAAGAGTTCAAACCTGAGAG GTTCAACAAAGAAAACCGAGGCAGTATTCATCCTGCTGCGTGGCTACCGTTTGGTATCGGCCCACGGAACTGCCTCGGAATGAGGCTAGCTTTAATGGAACTCAAATTTGGGCTCATCCGAATGCTGCAGAAATACAGATTTGAAACCTGTGATGAAACAGAG ATCCCTCCTGTCCTGGGAAAGAGCACTGGATTTTTGTGTCCACCAAACGGTATCAAGTTGAAAGTCAAGCTACGGGAATCAAAAGTGCTCGATTAA